A portion of the Choristoneura fumiferana chromosome 6, NRCan_CFum_1, whole genome shotgun sequence genome contains these proteins:
- the LOC141428952 gene encoding WD repeat-containing protein 3, translating to MGLTKQYLRYAPSGTFNIIASADCNSTHVSLNGVSGRYIAVGACEHVIIWDMRLGEKAQVLPGENVVVSQIAASPTGNHMAVGYVDGNISVFELTNNEVVCQFAGHKSAVTCLQYDEQGHRLVSGSKDTEVILWDVVSETGIARFSGHKGVITSVLFINGKNCVISSSKDTFVKFWDIETKHCFKTLGGHQMEVWSAILMKEERYLVTGSMDQELRVWRLHWTGDVKEEDKLARHLEIVKLEETDNLEDSSVLQCHQVGTLMRGGKGRVVGLTSDLGQSILGCYGNDSLLEIFAFCTDEETKQRMSKRIKKQRKKLAKLKETGEVDADAAEIPELLTLSDEVRRVTSIKLESKIKSNTLLLGVSGELRVGVTLNNNTVELHSLRLNEENTVKCLKQITQPGHQKEPRCVAISSDNLAVLSASADSVKLWNRPNQTCLRTIPMLGGRPTSLTFLPGDRHAAAGCTDGGLLILDVGAGVVLERVPAHSGDVAALTMTPDSRGCVSGGADKTVKFWQFELIPDPTGESKAKVLSLLHTRTLELEEPVTALKISPNHKFIAVALLDSTVKIFFVDTFKFYLSLYGHKLPVHCLDISYDSNIIATGSSDRNVKLWGMDFGDCHKSIFAHNDSVTALQFVPSTHYFFTASKDGKVKQWDADTYDNIITLQGHAGECHSLAVGAGGLHVASCGSERALRLYTRTDEPLVLGDTTEQEEGLATGEQHAPVPGLPGLVMPTKKTIGAEKAADSITECLQICVEYKKEREEARGQPVAPPLLMAAYNCSSEEDFLLETLRRIRASDLEEALLLLPFSTACEIVRMLPSLLERGSNTELLCRLAVFLLKVHHAPLTAHKALLKPLIQIQAKAGVRLAEIRDTVGYNVHAFQWMRREAEAADAEQLFREAGDARRAKDRRRRTRHAVKRPIVTVT from the exons atgggTCTTACCAAGCAATATTTGCGCTATGCGCCGAGCGGCACGTTTAATATTATTGCAAGTGCTGATTGTAATAGTACTCATGTATCGTTAAACGGTGTAAGCGGCAGATACATAGCGGTGGGTGCGTGCGAGCATGTTATTATTTGGGACATGCGACTTGGAGAGAAG GCTCAAGTACTTCCAGGCGAGAATGTGGTAGTATCTCAGATCGCGGCGAGCCCCACAGGGAATCATATGGCGGTAGGATACGTGGACGGCAATATCAGCGTGTTCGAACTGACAAACAATGAAGTGGTGTGTCAATTTGCTGGTCACAAGTCTGCCGTTACTTGCCTTCAGTATGATGAGCAAGGCCACCGGCTTGTGTCAGGATCCAAA GACACGGAGGTGATATTATGGGATGTTGTGTCTGAAACAGGCATAGCTAGGTTCAGTGGCCACAAAGGAGTTATAACAAGTGTCCTGTTTATAAATGGCAAGAACTGTGTGATCAGCTCCTCAAAggacacatttgtcaaattcTGGGATATAGAAACAAAACACTGCTTCAAGACATTGGGAGGGCACCAAATGGAG GTATGGTCAGCAATACTGATGAAGGAGGAGCGATACCTAGTGACAGGCAGCATGGACCAGGAGCTGCGCGTGTGGCGGCTGCATTGGACCGGCGACGTCAAGGAGGAAGACAAACTCGCTCGCCACCTGGAGATTGTAAAGCTTGAGGAAACTGATAATTTAGAGGACAGCTCA GTACTACAATGTCACCAAGTAGGCACGCTAATGCGCGGAGGCAAAGGTCGCGTCGTAGGCCTCACATCGGACCTGGGACAAAGCATACTAGGTTGCTACGGCAATGACTCATTGCTGGAGATATTCGCATTCTGTACAGATGAAGAAACAAAGCAAAGGATGAGCAAGAGGATTAAAAAACAAAGGAAAAAGTTGGC AAAGCTCAAAGAAACTGGCGAAGTAGATGCAGATGCGGCAGAAATACCGGAATTACTGACGCTCAGCGATGAAGTTCGCAGAGTGACCTCGATCAAGCTTGAGAGCAAGATCAAGTCTAACACCTTGTTGCTTGGAGTCTCGGGCGAGCTGCGGGTTGGAGTCacgttaaataataatactgttGAATTGCACAGTCTTAGATTGAATGAAGAAAATAcag TGAAATGCCTCAAGCAAATAACACAACCCGGTCACCAGAAGGAGCCTCGATGTGTGGCGATCAGTTCCGACAACTTGGCCGTGCTTTCTGCCTCTGCTGACTCTGTCAAACTATGGAACAG ACCGAACCAAACCTGCCTCCGCACAATCCCGATGCTGGGCGGTCGTCCTACCAGCCTTACCTTCCTGCCCGGTGACCGGCACGCCGCCGCCGGGTGCACAGACGGAGGCCTGCTGATCCTGGACGTGGGTGCCGGCGTGGTTTTGGAGCGAGTGCCGGCGCACAGTGGTGACGTTGCAGCCCTGACCATGACGCCTGACTCG AGAGGTTGTGTTTCCGGTGGCGCCGATAAAACCGTGAAATTTTGGCAATTCGAACTTATACCAGATCCCACAGGAGAATCTAAAgccaaa GTACTTTCGCTCCTACACACAAGGACTCTAGAATTAGAAGAACCGGTGACGGCGCTCAAAATAAGTCCAAACCACAAATTTATTGCAGTGGCACTTCTCGATTCAACAGTTAAAATTTTCTTCGTTGATACGTTTAAG TTCTATCTATCCCTCTACGGGCACAAACTCCCCGTCCACTGTCTGGACATCAGCTACGACTCCAACATAATCGCGACCGGCTCCTCGGACCGCAACGTCAAACTGTGGGGCATGGACTTCGGAGACTGCCACAAGTCGATCTTCGCTCATAATGACTCCGTCACCGCCCTCCAGTTCGTCCCGAGCACGCATTACTTCTTCACGGCGAGCAAAGACGGGAAGGTGAAGCAGTGGGATGCCGATACATACGATAACATTATAACGCTTCAA GGTCACGCAGGCGAGTGCCACTCGTTAGCCGTGGGCGCGGGGGGTCTCCACGTGGCATCTTGCGGATCGGAGCGCGCGTTGCGTCTCTACACACGGACCGACGAGCCGCTTGTGCTCGGCGACACTACGGAGCAGGAGGAGGGACTTGCTACTGGCGAACAACAC GCGCCTGTTCCCGGTCTACCAGGTCTCGTCATGCCAACGAAGAAGACGATAGGAGCTGAAAAAGCT GCGGACTCGATAACGGAATGCCTTCAAATCTGCGTGGAGTATAAGAAGGAGCGCGAGGAAGCGCGTGGGCAGCCCGTGGCGCCGCCGCTGCTCATGGCTGCTTACAACTGTAGCAGCGAAGAGGACTTCTTGCTGGAGACACTGCGCAGGATACGAGCTAG CGACTTAGAAGAAGCACTGCTCTTGCTGCCCTTCAGTACGGCCTGCGAAATAGTCCGTATGCTGCCCTCACTCTTAGAGCGAGGATCCAACACGGAACTCCTCTGCCGGCTCGCTGTGTTCCTGTTGAAAGTGCACCACGCGCCCCTTACGGCACACAAGGCTCTGCTGAAGCCGCTCATACAGATACAGGCCAAGGCTGGCGTACGGCTCGCTGAGATACGG GACACGGTGGGCTACAACGTCCACGCGTTCCAGTGGATGCGGCGCGAGGCCGAGGCTGCAGACGCGGAGCAGCTGTTCCGGGAGGCGGGCGACGCGCGCCGCGCCAAGGaccggcgccggcgcacgcGGCACGCCGTCAAACGACCCATTGTTACCGTCACTTGA
- the LOC141428954 gene encoding phosphoribosyl pyrophosphate synthase-associated protein 2-like isoform X1, whose protein sequence is MLLNKTRLVGHTNRSRKSNMEGNATSDIVILSGNSHPELADLIANRLGVRKGGCSVYHKTNRETMVEIADSIRGKNIYIVQTGTKDVNNNIMELLIMAYACKTSSARSIVGVIPYLPYSKQCKMRKRGSIVTKLLAKMMGKSGLTHIITMDLHQKEIQGFYECPVDNLRASPFLLQYIQESVSCYLIESLYMFYVRSPGAKATMRLN, encoded by the exons ATGTTACTCAACAAAACCAG GTTGGTGGGCCACACTAATCGGTCGCGGAAGAGCAATATGGAGGGTAACGCTACGTCGGACATCGTTATCTTGAGCGGAAATTCTCATCCAGAGCTTGCCGATCTCATCGCTAA TCGCCTGGGAGTTCGCAAAGGAGGATGTTCAGTGTATCACAAGACCAACAGAGAGACAATGGTGGAGATTGCTGACTCCATTCGTGGCAAGAACATCTACATAGTCCAGACGGGCACAAA AGATGTCAACAACAACATAATGGAGCTTCTCATAATGGCTTATGCTTGCAAGACCTCATCAGCTCGGTCCATAGTTGGTGTCATTCCTTATCTGCCATACAGCAAACAGTGCAAAATGAGGAAGCGTGGGTCTATTGTCACAAAGCTGCTTGCCAAAATGATGGGCAAGTCTGGCCTCACTCATATCATTACCATGGATCTGCATCAGAAGGAAATACAGGGCTTTTATGAATGCCCTGTAGACAATTTGAGGGCTTCACCATTTTTGCTACAGTATATTCAAGAAAGTGTAAGTTGCTATCTCATTGAATCTTTGTATATGTTCTATGTAAGGTCACCCGGGGCAAAAGCAACTATGAGGCTAAACTAA
- the LOC141428954 gene encoding phosphoribosyl pyrophosphate synthase-associated protein 2-like isoform X2 has protein sequence MEGNATSDIVILSGNSHPELADLIANRLGVRKGGCSVYHKTNRETMVEIADSIRGKNIYIVQTGTKDVNNNIMELLIMAYACKTSSARSIVGVIPYLPYSKQCKMRKRGSIVTKLLAKMMGKSGLTHIITMDLHQKEIQGFYECPVDNLRASPFLLQYIQESVSCYLIESLYMFYVRSPGAKATMRLN, from the exons ATGGAGGGTAACGCTACGTCGGACATCGTTATCTTGAGCGGAAATTCTCATCCAGAGCTTGCCGATCTCATCGCTAA TCGCCTGGGAGTTCGCAAAGGAGGATGTTCAGTGTATCACAAGACCAACAGAGAGACAATGGTGGAGATTGCTGACTCCATTCGTGGCAAGAACATCTACATAGTCCAGACGGGCACAAA AGATGTCAACAACAACATAATGGAGCTTCTCATAATGGCTTATGCTTGCAAGACCTCATCAGCTCGGTCCATAGTTGGTGTCATTCCTTATCTGCCATACAGCAAACAGTGCAAAATGAGGAAGCGTGGGTCTATTGTCACAAAGCTGCTTGCCAAAATGATGGGCAAGTCTGGCCTCACTCATATCATTACCATGGATCTGCATCAGAAGGAAATACAGGGCTTTTATGAATGCCCTGTAGACAATTTGAGGGCTTCACCATTTTTGCTACAGTATATTCAAGAAAGTGTAAGTTGCTATCTCATTGAATCTTTGTATATGTTCTATGTAAGGTCACCCGGGGCAAAAGCAACTATGAGGCTAAACTAA